AACTCTTCGTGGAAATCAATTGGAAATTGAAAAGTCATACTCGTGCTGTATGCTGTACCCCCCCCATGGGCTTCGGCTTCTTTCCGTTCAACTTCATCTCTAATTCGTTTAGCCACGTGTGTTCTGTAAATGGACCGGAATCGGAATAGTCCAGTCGGACGCACAATCTTGTCCCCACTATTCCTTTCCGTAAAGGTATTGACTCATAGTTCTCAATTATGTTCTCCATCCACGCTTCTTTCGGGGCAAACATTGTCTCGTTGTGGTCGCCGATGAGGGAGAGCAAGACGCTGTCCAAAAACACTCCACTGATTCTCGCGGAACGCGACGACACTGATGGGCTCTTAAATTTATTCTTCCCACCGGCAAACACAAAAAGCACCCCGAGGGAAACGGCGAATCCAAATACTATTAACGCTGCGATCAACACGGCCATTTTCGCACGTGGGGAATTACGTGTCACTTTGCCAACACTTGCTTCCATCGTGACTCCCTCTTGAGATGTTGCCAGCCAAAATGATCCGATGTCGTCATTCTGCGCAATGCGTTACGCCGGGAGGCACCGCCGGACAAGGCTGGGTGGCATTGTAGAAAGATTTTGGGTGCTGGGTGCCATGCCCTCGCTTGCGCGGGCATGTTTTGATGGTCGTTGGATGGTAAAGTTTGCCATGCACTCTGGCCATTGAAAAACTCGAGAAGTCAATGACAGTGACGGTGATGCCTACTTCCTGAAGTTTTCATGCTTTCGTCGACTTTCTCTGTTGAGTAGAGGCACGTATGTGCCAGTAGTTGGTCGATGGCATTGGTCTTACCAAGCAGAAAAATCCTTTCGATCTCTGGGGGTGGGGCATCATGCCGAAGCACGTGCATCTGATTCGGATTCGTAATACGAACGTTCGGATCTCGATGACGAGGTCAATTGAATGCTGTGCGGCTGACCAGTTTCGACTTGCCCACGCGAGCGAGGACGTGGCAACCGCGCTGAGATCGTTGTTGGGAGGTATGTGGAAATGGGCCGGGCGTGGCTTTCGTCTGGCGGATTTGGGCTGTGTTTTCTCTGAATTTTGCGGCGTTGAATTCCTTGTTGATCTCTAGGATTTCATGAAATCTTCATTTTTTTAGGGCGGCGAACGAAACTTTCTGGTTTGAGTTGCGTTTACATACTGAAGACAACGACGAGGTTGCTGTCTCACTCGCAACTCAGGCGGTCCTACGCCAACTGTGCGAACCTCGTGATTTGGACATATCCAGTTTGTCTTTGCGAAATGACTGGCACGTATCAGAGTCCTGGCTCGCGAATTTGGCATTCGGGGGCATCGATAGCATTTCAGATGCTCTTTGTTCGTCAGCGGTCTATTTCAACGCTCAAAAAAGCATTCCAAGATCTTCAGCTTCAGAATGGTTTCCAATGATCCCATTGCGCACTCACGTCACTGCAATGCTGGCTCTTGTAGTCGGCTTTTCGGTTTCCAACTTGCAAGCACAACCGCCGGGTGGTCCGAACGCTCCGGACATCGAACTCGTCAATAAGTTCGATGCGAATGGAGATGGCTGGCTCAATGCTGAGGAGCGCAAACTCGCTCTCGAAGCGATGCAGAAAATGCAGAGTGAGCGAGGCGGCGATAGGCGTCGTGGTCCAGGAGGATTTGGTGGTCCTCCTCCCGGTGGGCCTGGCGGTCCAGGTGGTTCTTTTGGAGGTCCCCCCGGTGGTGGTCCAGGACGCGGAAGACCAGAAGGTACTCCCGGACCGCGTGTCAGCGTGGAGAGCGTTAAAGTTATCAAGGACGCGGACCTGTACGATCCATCAGTGCTGCGAACGATGTTTATTGAGTTCGAAAGTGACGGCTGGGAACAGGAGATGGCAGCCTTCAAGCCGACCGATGTTGAAATCCCAGCGACTTTGATCGTCGACGGAGAAAAGTATTCTGACGTTGGCGTCAGCTTTCGTGGTTCGTCTTCGTTCTTCATGGTCCCCGAGGGAAGTAAGCGGTCGTTGAATCTGTCGATTGACTTCATTCATGACGATCAACGTCTGTACGGTTACCGCTCTTTGAATCTTCTGAATTGTAACGGCGATGCATCGATGATGAGTTCGTTGCTGTACTCACATATCGCTGGCGAAAAAATTGCGACACCGAAGGTCAACTTCATGAAGGTGGTGATCAATGGCCGCAGCTGGGGGATCTATGCGAACGCAGAGCAGTTCAACAAAGACTTCCTCAAAGATAACTTCGACACGAAGAAGGGGGCACGCTGGAAGGTCAGCGGAAATCCAGGCGGAGATGCGGGGCTGCGGTATCTTGGAGACGATCTCGAACCTTATCGCGAACGCTTCGAGATTAAATCGGATGACGATGAGAAGTCATGGCGGGATCTCATTCATCTCTGCAAAGTCTTGAACACGACTCCGCAGCAGGAGCTTCCTGAGCGCCTTGAGAACCTTTTGGATCTGGATGGAGTGCTCTGGTTTCTCGCGGTCGATGTGGCACTGGTTAATAGCGACGGATATTGGACAAGAGCCAGCGATTACAACATCTATCAGGACCCCGACGGAAAGTTTCACATCCTCCCCCACGACATGAACGAAGCGTTTCATGATCGTCAGGGACGAGGTTTTGGTGGTCCTCCGGGCGGTGGTTTTCCCGGGTTCGGTCCTCCTGGTGGAGATGAGCCGGGACGTCCCGATTTTCGAGATCGCGGTCCACGTGACGGTGATCGAGATCGAGGACGTGGCGATCAGTTTGGGGATCGACGTGGATTCGGTGGCCCGGACGATGGCGGACGTCCCCCGAGGTTTGATGATCGAGACGGTCGGCGAGATGGCGGACGCGGATTTGGCCCTCCCGGCGGAGGAGAGCGGCCGAGTGTGAAACTCGATCCACTCGTTGGTCTCGACAGTGATCGATTTCCTCTGAGAAGCAAGCTGCTTGCTAACGAAGCCTTGCGAACTCGCTACCTGCAATACGTTCGCCTCATCGCGAGCAAGTACCTCGACTGGGACTATCTCGGTCCGCATGTCGACGAAGCACGAAAGTTGATTGAGCGTGAGGTTCGACAGGACACGAGAAAACTCGCTTCCTTTGAAGACTTTCAGCGTGCAACTGACATGAAAGATGGCGAACTGAAACAGTTCTGCGACCAGCGTGCGGAATATCTGCTCAATCTCGATGTCATCAAGAATCTGCCGAAGGACTCTGTGAAGCAACAGTCGCTTCGATAAGGCATCGGGCGGAAAAGACGTTGAGCGTAATCGTCTTCGATTGGGACAGCGGTGGAGTTGAACTGCCGCTGTCCCAATTAGTTCGTTTCGCTCAGGGCGGCTTCACAGAAACTTTGGATTGAGCCGCAAGTCTTTTCACGATTTTCAGTCGTTGCTGAGCTCGCACCGCAAGTCTGTTTCAGAAGATGGTGTTATCTCACTGTGCAATGATTGTTTCTCTTTGAGAGTTCAAGCTTCCTCGACAATCACCTTCAATCGTTTGAATTAAGACTGCCACTCATGGAATTTCTTGAAGTCCCCCTGTTCGACGATGACCTCATCAAGATGATGGTTCGATTTGCAATCGACATCGTTGTCGTCTTGTTGCTGACGATCTTCTGCTATCGACGCCACAAGGGGAGTGCCGATTACGTTTTCAGTTTCTTGCTGCTGAACGTCATGATCTTCTTCATCTGTTTTGCACTGAAGAAGCTTGATCTGGGGATCGGGATGGCACTCGGGCTGTTTGCGATTTTCGGAATCATTCGATATCGCACGGATGCCATTCGAGTCAAAGAGATGACCTACTTATTCGTGGTTGTTGGGATTGCGGTCATCAATGCGCTGTCGAATAAGCAGACGAGCTACGCTGAGTTGGCGACCATGAATGGAATTATTCTCTCGGCTGCCTTTTTTCTTGAGCAGTCTTTGATCAGCTCTCCCAAGTGCAAATGCAACATTGTGTACGACAACATCGCCTTGCTGAGTCCTGGCAGAGAAAGAGAACTTCTGCAGGACATCGAAACAAAAACCGGTCTGGCTGGCGACAGGGTGAAGATCTCCAAGATTGACTTGAAGAAAGGGCTCGCCAGCATCGTCCTTCACTACTCTTGCGACGAAGAGTCAGCGACGGGCGACGGGAACAATGGTGACATTGAGACCGGAGATGGCGACTCGAACGACGACTTCTAAGTTGCTGCGAGGAACTTCGCGCACGCTGTTGAATTCAAGTCGCGCTATTCAGCCGTATTGTTGCGCTGGACGTCCAGTTCGCGTGTCGCTTTGAACTTTGAAACGGGCTCGCGAGTCTGTCTTGGCGTTAGTTCGTGGTCTCAGAGCGTTGGATCAGGAACTCGATAAAGCGAAGATTTGCCTCGAATAGCCGGCTGGATTGATCAAACCGGCGAATGATCTCCCGTCGCCGCTGGACTTCCGGCGTCCAGTTGGAGCGAATTGCTTCGCACTCAATTGCGATGTCGTTGGGAGTTGGCTCGTCAGTGGATTTCTCGTTGAGAACAGAGGCGATTCGGTTGTTCTGAGACATCTTCATGATGGTCCTGAGGTTGATGGAAATTTCGGGCTAGTGAGGTAGACCTCACTGGCGCGATTTCTCCAGAAAGACAAAGGGGATGCTTTCTTGAATACTGGTTCTTTAGTTCACCCTTTTTTGGTGCGCCGATTTTTCTGAGGCGATGTTGAAAAAAAGCATCAAAAAGCTGGATTCGCGATGTCCAGCTCAACCTGCGGAGGGACGATTGCAAGAATTGTGACGTTCGCAACGTTGTTGCGCTGCCAAGTGACCGTCGATCGCCTACTATTTGCGGCGAACAAATTGATTGTCACGCCTGGTGCGCATTGAGGACGGATTGTGAACGTTGAAAATATTGGCCCGGTTTTAGGGAAGATTCCGAGCGGCGTTTTCATTTTGACCGCTCAGAATGGAAATGGTTTAGAAACGGGGATGCTGGCGAGTTGGATTCAGCAGTCGTCGTTTGAGCCCCCGACAATGACTGTGGCCGTGAACAAGAAACGCTACTTGAACGACTGGATCGAAGAGTCGTCCGAAGTTGCTGTCAGTATCGTGGGGGAAAGTGAGAAGCAGTATCTGTCTCACTTTGGAAAAGGCTTCGAACCGGAAGAACCTGCGTTTGACGGGCTTGCAACTGAGAAAACAGGATCCGGACTCACTGTGTTGAGCGGAGCACTGGGTTGGCTGGCAGGACGCGTTCGATCTTCAGTCGATGCCGGTGATCATACCGTTTACGTCGTCGAGATTACCGACGGGAAGCCGGGAGAAGGTGTTTCCTCTCAGAAGCCGTTCGTGCATTTGCGCAAGAATGGATTTGGATATTGATCGAGGATGGCGGATTCGCTGAGATGCAGCGGTCACTTTTCCATTTGGATGTGAGGAACTGATGCGACTGGTTTTGTGCGGAATCGTTTGCTCATTTGTCATTGCGAATGTCGTCACCGCGGAAGATCCGAAGGAGAGTGATTATTACCCGATCACGACCTTCGAAGTTCCTGAAGGTGTGGTTCTCGAAGCGAGTTCGTTTCAGCTGTTGAGTGACAATCAACTCGCGGTGGCTTCGCGACGCGGTGAAATCTGGATCGTGACCGACCCATTCGCCAAAGAAGTGAATGCATCGCAGTTCAAACGATTCGCTCACGGGCTTCACGAAGTTCTCAGCATGGCAGAGCGAGATGGATGGTTGTATGTCGTCCAGCGATGCGATGTGAGTCGACTGCGGGATTCAAACGAAGACGGCAAAGCGGATGAGTTCGAAGTTGTCTGCGACGACTGGGAAATTTCCGGCGACTACCACGAATACGCATTCGGATCGAAGTTCGATCGCGAAGGGAATCTTTGGATCACCCTGTGTTTGACGGGGTCGTTTTCGAGTGAGGTCCCTTACCGCGGCTGGTGTGTGCGTGTGACACCGGACGGAAAGATGATCCCCACGACAAGTGGAATTCGTTCTCCGGGTGGAATGGGGGCGAACGCTGCAGGGGACATCTTCTACACGGACAATCAGGGACCGTGGAACGGAACATCAGGTCTGAAACATCTGATCCCCGGGAAATTCGTGGGCCATCCCGGAGGATTCGAGTGGTACAAGCTGGCTGAAAACGTGATGGGGCCAAGACCGACTGAGCCCGAGTCGGGCAGTCGATTTGTCGTTGAAGCGGAGAAGATTCCCGAATACGAACCGCCAGCGGTCCTGTTTCCCTACAAGAAAATGGGGCAATCAGCGAGCGGGATTGCCTGTGATCTTTCGCAAGGACGATTTGGACCGTTCGAAGGTCAGCTCTTTGTCGGAGATCAGACGTTCAGCACGGTGATGCGTGTTGTTCTGGAGGAGGTCGACGGCCATTATCAGGGATGCTGCATTCCGTTTCTGGAAGGATTCGATTCGGGAACGCTGGGTGTGGAGTTGTCTTCCCATGGCGTGATGTTTGTCGGTGGGACGAATCGAGGTTGGGGATCGCGAGGTAAGAGTCCGTTTGCCGTCGAACGGGTTGATTGGACCGGAGAAGTTCCGTTCGAAATTCTTTCGATGAACGCTCTTTCAGATGGCTTCGAATTGACGTTCACACAGCCAGTCGATGCGACGACCGCGAGCGATCCGGAATCGTACTCGCTGGAAACGTACACCTATATTTTTCAGTCGAGCTATGGCAGTCCTGAAGTTGATCAGACCCTTCCAGTGATTCAGTCAGTCATTGTCAGCGACGACGGAATGAGTGCGCGTCTGAAGATTGAAGGGCTGCAACGCGGGCATGTTCATGAACTGAAGTCATCCGGAGTGCGTAGTGCGGAGGGACTTCCGCTTCTGCATTCGGAGGCTTATTACACATTGAACTTCATTCCAGCAGAGTGAAGCTTCGCAGACGATGTTCACTTGACTCTTAGAAACAGCGATTCGGCCAGCCAAGAGAATTGGACGTAGTCCTCGATCAAAACAGATGGTATGATTTCGATGAGTTTTTCGTTGTTGCCCTTTTCGCCAATCGTAGAAAGTTAAATGACGGTGTCAGCTGGAGATCAATCTTCTTACTCTCGTCGAGAGTTTCTGGAATCCAGTTCTCGCAATGCTGCGTGTTTGACCGTCGGGATGATGGGGCTGAAGGACGTTCGCTCTCCGATCGATCGCCTTCAGGTTGGAGTCATCGGGCTCGGGGTTCATGGTCTTGAACTGGCGAAGTCGTTCGCCGAAATGAAAGATGTTCAAGTCGCCGCCATTTGCGATGTCGATGCGTCCCGACTCGCAGTTGGTCAGGCTGACTTGAAGGAGATTCAGCACTCGCGCCCACTGGCGTTTTCCGACCATCAGATGATGCTGGACCGCCCGGACCTGGATGCAGTGGTTGTCGCTACGCCTGATCACTGGCATGCTCAGCAGGCCCTCGATGTACTGCAGATTGGTCGCCATCTCTATTTGGAAACTCCAACTGCCCATACTGTCGAAGACGTCGACCGCATCAATCGAGTGGCTGCGAAGTCTGGCTGTGTTGTTCAGGCTGGGCTGCCGCAAAGACACGGAGCGCACTTTCAATCGGCAGTTGAACTGGTGCAGTCAGGTTTTCTTGGTCGCGTTCCGCTGGCACGTGCCTGGGCTGTCCATCAGAGAAAATCGATTGGCTACTGCGCCGAATCAACCCCACCTCGTGGAGTCGACTACGAACGATGGCTTGGACCTGCTCGACAGCGACCATTTGCAGCGAATCGTTTCCATGGAGATTGGAACTGGTTCTGGGATTATGGCTCCGGTGAACTTGGAAAATGGGGGACGCACAATCTCGATCTCGCATTCTGGGCGCTGAAGCTCGGCCTGCCGAAACGTGTATCCTCAACTGGAGGAATCCGGACATTCCGAGACGATCGAGAGACTCCCGACACGTTGACGGTGGCCTACGAATATCCGTCGGTCGATATTGTCTGGGAGCATCGGCAATGGGGCACTCGCGGCATCGAAGGTCGTACTTCTGGCACTGCATTCTACGGTGAGCGTGGGACTCTCGTCGTCGATCGAAGTGGTTGGAAGGTGTACGGACATCGCGATGAACGATTCGCTGGGGCGAGCGAGTTTAAACTGAGCGCACTTCGATCATTTGTAAACTCGATCACGGCTGGAGGCGGACATTCGCGAGACTCGATTGAGTCGGGAAGTCTCGTCAGCACTGCATGTCACCTGGGCAATATTTCCTATCGTGTTGGTCGCGCTCTTGACATTGACACGAAAAGGTTGAGAGTAAAAGACGATCCCGAAGCGACGCTGCTAATGTCATCCGGGTAATTGAACGACCATGTTGAGTTGGAGGATGCATGTCGGTGCGGCACAAAGTCATTATCGATGCGGATCCTGGGATTGGGGACGCAGTCGCGATTGCACTGGCACTCATGGACCCTCAACTGGAAGTGGTCGCTTTGACCTCTTGTGCGGGGCTCGTGTCTGGGGAGCAGGCATTTCGAAACCTGCAAACGATCATTTCGATGGTCGATCCTCCGCTGTGGCCACGTCTCGGTTGGTCGAACGGGAATTCGTTTCGCGTTGAAGACTCGCCGGTGTTCTCCGGAATTTTGAGTGGTCACGGAGAAAGCGGTCTCGGAGACTGCAAGCCGATCGCGGCTCCGCTTCATCAGCCGACAGATTCAGTCAAGCTGATGGTCGAACTTGTCAAAGCCCATCCTGGGGAGCTGACTTTACTCACGCTGGGGCCGCTGACGAATGTGTTGGGAGCGTTCGAGCGTTCGAGTGAGTTTTTGAATGAGCTCAAACAGCTGCGAATTCTTGGGGGATCGGTTTCCGTTGGGGGCGATGTCACTGCGTGTGCTGAGCTCAACATGCTTGCCGATCCTGTCGCTGCGAAAGCGATTCTCACTTCCCCGGCTAACAAAACGCTGCTTCCGCTCGATACTTCTCACCAGTTCGAATTGAGCTTCGATCAATACAGCCAGATGGGAGTGGATGGCTATTCACGACTGGGGCGATTGTTGAACGAATTGATTCCATTTGCACTGCGAATCAGTCGAGCAAGACTCGGGAGAGAGGGGATTCTTCTGCCGGAGGTGATGGCTGTCGCGAGTATCTCTCACAGCGAGTTGTTCGAGCAGCGACCGATGGTTTGTGACGTTGAACTGACAGGAGAACTAACGCGGGGGATGACTGTCTTCGATCGTCGACCCGTTCCCCATTGGAAGCAAAATATCGAAGTGCTCACGGAAGTCGATACCGCCGGAGTTCTCGATTACATGCTGCGTCTGATTGCCAGTTCGAGCGTTGGTGAGTGACTTGATGTCGATGCGGAATTTCAGAATCGATTTCTAACTTGATGAGACGCGGGCGAGATTCAACGTCCGGGACGATGGAATCGAGCGAAATTGCTCGGCGGATTCCGGTTTAGATTTTGCACTCTTTCGGTTATCGTGCGTGGTGAGAGTTCGGAAATCTGTTCATTCAGTTTTCATGGACTCACCTGAGGTCTTGCTCGATGCGGATCGATTCGGTCGATCGGGTGAAATTCACTACCAGCCAATCTGTTTGAGGATCGATTTTCCAATCCCTGTCTATTTCGCCAAGTGCGAGGCGTCTGGCCAACGCTGACATCGGGAACGCAATCGTTTCGAAAACAAGCAGATCATTTCGACACATCGGAAGACTCACAGTCGCGAATGAACAAACCACGCAAAATCGCTGATCGACATCGTCGAACTCGAAAAGACCATGCCACGGAAACGGCAGAAGACTACGTGGAAGCGATCTTCGAGATTATTGAAGATCAGGAGCAGTGTCGCGTCGTTGACCTGACCAAACGCTTTGACGTTTCTCATGTGACTGTGACGCGAATCATCAGTCGCCTTCAGAAAGAAGGTTACGTTCAAACCGAACCGTATCGCCCGATCGAACTCACCAAAGAAGGTGTGACACTGGCTCGCCGATCTCGAGAGCGGCACCACGTCGTCTTAGAATATCTGGTGGCGATCGGAGTCCCTCCGGATGTGGCCGAAATTGATACTGAAGGAATCGAGCATCATGTCAGCGAGAAGACTCTTTCGGTGTTTCGTCGCCACCTGAAACAGTTGAAGGGAGAGCAGGTCGGCGCCAGCATGTAGAATTCTCCGAAGACTTTCGCGCACTTTGGGAACAGCAACTTTCTGCACGACGGCAATTCGATTCATATCGGAAATTCCACTGACAGGTTACGCTAACAGGTTCCATTGAGAGTGATCGTTCGATCGATGAGCTGCCATCGAATCGAACAACAGTATCGAATGAAACAACAGGGATTGGAGCAAGCATGGACGCC
The Thalassoglobus sp. JC818 DNA segment above includes these coding regions:
- a CDS encoding CotH kinase family protein, with product MIPLRTHVTAMLALVVGFSVSNLQAQPPGGPNAPDIELVNKFDANGDGWLNAEERKLALEAMQKMQSERGGDRRRGPGGFGGPPPGGPGGPGGSFGGPPGGGPGRGRPEGTPGPRVSVESVKVIKDADLYDPSVLRTMFIEFESDGWEQEMAAFKPTDVEIPATLIVDGEKYSDVGVSFRGSSSFFMVPEGSKRSLNLSIDFIHDDQRLYGYRSLNLLNCNGDASMMSSLLYSHIAGEKIATPKVNFMKVVINGRSWGIYANAEQFNKDFLKDNFDTKKGARWKVSGNPGGDAGLRYLGDDLEPYRERFEIKSDDDEKSWRDLIHLCKVLNTTPQQELPERLENLLDLDGVLWFLAVDVALVNSDGYWTRASDYNIYQDPDGKFHILPHDMNEAFHDRQGRGFGGPPGGGFPGFGPPGGDEPGRPDFRDRGPRDGDRDRGRGDQFGDRRGFGGPDDGGRPPRFDDRDGRRDGGRGFGPPGGGERPSVKLDPLVGLDSDRFPLRSKLLANEALRTRYLQYVRLIASKYLDWDYLGPHVDEARKLIEREVRQDTRKLASFEDFQRATDMKDGELKQFCDQRAEYLLNLDVIKNLPKDSVKQQSLR
- a CDS encoding flavin reductase family protein, which gives rise to MNVENIGPVLGKIPSGVFILTAQNGNGLETGMLASWIQQSSFEPPTMTVAVNKKRYLNDWIEESSEVAVSIVGESEKQYLSHFGKGFEPEEPAFDGLATEKTGSGLTVLSGALGWLAGRVRSSVDAGDHTVYVVEITDGKPGEGVSSQKPFVHLRKNGFGY
- the mntR gene encoding manganese-binding transcriptional regulator MntR, which translates into the protein MRGVWPTLTSGTQSFRKQADHFDTSEDSQSRMNKPRKIADRHRRTRKDHATETAEDYVEAIFEIIEDQEQCRVVDLTKRFDVSHVTVTRIISRLQKEGYVQTEPYRPIELTKEGVTLARRSRERHHVVLEYLVAIGVPPDVAEIDTEGIEHHVSEKTLSVFRRHLKQLKGEQVGASM
- a CDS encoding nucleoside hydrolase, whose translation is MSVRHKVIIDADPGIGDAVAIALALMDPQLEVVALTSCAGLVSGEQAFRNLQTIISMVDPPLWPRLGWSNGNSFRVEDSPVFSGILSGHGESGLGDCKPIAAPLHQPTDSVKLMVELVKAHPGELTLLTLGPLTNVLGAFERSSEFLNELKQLRILGGSVSVGGDVTACAELNMLADPVAAKAILTSPANKTLLPLDTSHQFELSFDQYSQMGVDGYSRLGRLLNELIPFALRISRARLGREGILLPEVMAVASISHSELFEQRPMVCDVELTGELTRGMTVFDRRPVPHWKQNIEVLTEVDTAGVLDYMLRLIASSSVGE
- a CDS encoding Gfo/Idh/MocA family oxidoreductase produces the protein MTVSAGDQSSYSRREFLESSSRNAACLTVGMMGLKDVRSPIDRLQVGVIGLGVHGLELAKSFAEMKDVQVAAICDVDASRLAVGQADLKEIQHSRPLAFSDHQMMLDRPDLDAVVVATPDHWHAQQALDVLQIGRHLYLETPTAHTVEDVDRINRVAAKSGCVVQAGLPQRHGAHFQSAVELVQSGFLGRVPLARAWAVHQRKSIGYCAESTPPRGVDYERWLGPARQRPFAANRFHGDWNWFWDYGSGELGKWGTHNLDLAFWALKLGLPKRVSSTGGIRTFRDDRETPDTLTVAYEYPSVDIVWEHRQWGTRGIEGRTSGTAFYGERGTLVVDRSGWKVYGHRDERFAGASEFKLSALRSFVNSITAGGGHSRDSIESGSLVSTACHLGNISYRVGRALDIDTKRLRVKDDPEATLLMSSG
- a CDS encoding DUF4956 domain-containing protein, which codes for MEFLEVPLFDDDLIKMMVRFAIDIVVVLLLTIFCYRRHKGSADYVFSFLLLNVMIFFICFALKKLDLGIGMALGLFAIFGIIRYRTDAIRVKEMTYLFVVVGIAVINALSNKQTSYAELATMNGIILSAAFFLEQSLISSPKCKCNIVYDNIALLSPGRERELLQDIETKTGLAGDRVKISKIDLKKGLASIVLHYSCDEESATGDGNNGDIETGDGDSNDDF